A window from Thermoanaerobacterium sp. PSU-2 encodes these proteins:
- a CDS encoding Gfo/Idh/MocA family oxidoreductase, whose protein sequence is MAKEIKLGFVGLGYIGTIHATACFAMPLIFKNLPFKIKFGSVCKNDINGIPYFFEGGVKTVDELLEDKNLNAVDICTPNFLHKQQAIEVMKRNLNVYLEKPIGLNGEEALELANMANDKNIINQAALMYRFMPAINQARDMIKNGEIGDVLNFKALMLHSGYLDPKRPMSWKMRFDTSGGGSIIDLGIHLIDAVRFMLGEVDEVRANSKTYFKERPVSKTVGDYEEVDVDDWTEVRITMKNGAWGTVETSRISAEIEEETQFLIYGTKGSIKISTKEPRYAHLYVKNENQYTIGAYKNKSIFSKYLETIYPDPKYSLGFMVDMHLASLMNFFLNIVEGKIVHKETPTFDEAYKSQLVIDKIIESAKDDGSLIKL, encoded by the coding sequence ATGGCAAAGGAAATAAAATTAGGATTTGTGGGTTTGGGATACATTGGGACTATTCATGCTACCGCATGTTTTGCAATGCCTTTGATTTTTAAAAACCTACCATTTAAAATCAAATTCGGCTCAGTATGTAAAAATGACATAAATGGTATACCTTACTTTTTTGAAGGCGGTGTAAAAACCGTTGACGAATTGTTAGAAGATAAAAACTTAAATGCTGTTGATATATGTACTCCTAATTTCTTACACAAACAACAAGCCATCGAAGTAATGAAAAGAAATTTGAATGTGTACCTTGAAAAACCTATTGGATTAAATGGTGAAGAAGCGTTAGAGCTGGCAAACATGGCAAATGATAAAAATATAATAAATCAAGCAGCTTTGATGTACAGATTTATGCCTGCAATAAACCAAGCAAGGGATATGATTAAAAATGGTGAAATAGGAGATGTGCTTAATTTTAAAGCTTTAATGTTGCACTCCGGATATTTGGACCCGAAAAGACCTATGTCGTGGAAAATGCGCTTTGATACATCTGGTGGCGGTTCAATAATAGATCTGGGCATACATCTTATTGATGCTGTTCGATTTATGTTAGGAGAAGTAGATGAAGTTCGAGCAAACTCAAAGACATATTTTAAAGAAAGGCCTGTATCGAAGACTGTAGGCGATTACGAAGAAGTAGACGTAGACGATTGGACAGAAGTGCGAATAACCATGAAAAATGGTGCTTGGGGTACTGTTGAGACATCGAGGATATCTGCAGAAATTGAGGAAGAAACACAATTTTTAATATATGGTACAAAAGGTTCAATAAAAATATCTACAAAGGAGCCCAGATATGCTCATCTATATGTAAAAAATGAAAATCAATATACGATTGGCGCTTATAAAAATAAAAGTATATTTTCAAAATACTTAGAAACTATATATCCAGATCCTAAGTATTCATTGGGATTTATGGTAGACATGCATTTAGCAAGCCTTATGAATTTCTTCTTAAACATTGTAGAGGGGAAAATAGTACATAAAGAAACACCAACTTTTGATGAAGCTTATAAAAGTCAGTTAGTGATAGACAAAATAATAGAATCCGCGAAAGATGACGGTTCTTTGATAAAACTTTAA